A region of the Canis aureus isolate CA01 chromosome 5, VMU_Caureus_v.1.0, whole genome shotgun sequence genome:
ATGGCCCCTCTTTCTGGACACTTCTTCCCTGCCTCCCACTCTTCTCTTGACCTCTCTCTTCTAGaactctctatttcttttttgtatctcTTCGTTCCTAAAAACAAACCCCTCCTCTGACAGTACATTGCTGTTTGTATTTTGGTCATttcccctttctgggcctcatttgtaaaataagggaTGTAGTATCTCTAGAGATGTAGGCTTTTTCTAGCAGAGAGGGGAGTGAGGGTGCCATTCCTGAGAAGACAGGCCCTGGGACTATttcatctctcttctccttttttttttttttttttttttttcatctctcttcTCCTGATCCCTCACCCCCTCTCCCATCTAGACGGAGCTGAGTAACTGTATCTCCATGCTGGTAGCGGGGAATGACCGGATGCAGACCATCATCACTCAGCTGGAGGACTCCTGTCGAGTGACCAAGGTGAGGGGGAGAAGAGTTCTGTCTAGGGGTCCAAGGCCTCTCAGTGAAGCCTGGTTCTCTGGGGTGAAGTCTCCGCTGTGAGCTGTGGCTAATGGTTGGGGCCTGGAGGCTGGGGTGTTCAAGCAGGGGTGGTGGAGTGGAAACCAACTAATCTATTCATCCACTCACTCACCAAATGCTTCTGGAACACAGCTGTGTGTCGGGCCCTGCCAAAGACGCTGGGGCTGGagtggtgaacaagacagaccAATCCCTGACTTTAGGAAGCATGCCAGCAATAATTCTCAGTATTTATTCAGCACAAGTAGTTTTCAGACCACTGTCTTCAGTGTGTTGTAGACTaaagcttctcaaactttaaaatgCGTTCAGATCCCCCTGAGATCCTGTGAAAATTCAAATTCTTATTCAGTAGATCTGGAGGGAGGTATGAGGTTCTGCATTTCTTTCTAATGAACTCCCAGGCTTTACCCAACTTGTTGGTCCACGGACCACACCATGCAAGACTACATAGAGGCAGAAGGAAACTTTTCTATCTCTGAAAAAGAATCCATGATTTTTCATTTCCACTTGAGGTGGGGCCTAGAGATGAGGTGGGGGGGAAAGGGTCATCAGACTCCTGATGAACGAAGAGCTGTGTGAAGGATGGCTTTGAAGGAAGGAGGGGACTACTCATGAGATGCTCCCAGGCTGATAGAGGATACTAGAGCCTCCAGTCTGGTGAGATATATTATTATACCTATTTTGTAGGTATAGCATCTGTGTTGGAGAGAAGGGAGCCTCAGTGAGGAGGCCAGTAGAGGAGTCGCTGCTTCTCCTTTCTTACTAGAACCAACTAGAGCCTCCTGAATCCAGTCTTGATCCTAAAATAGGGGCCAGGGGTATGTGTGGTGGGGGGTGACTTGGGAGGCCACAGAAGGCCCAGACTGGATCATCccatctgatcctggagtctctatTTTTGAGGAAAGGGCTAGCTTTCTCCACGGCACTAGCCTCCAAACGTTACTGGTGTGCTAAGTAGCTACGAGACCTCagcaaatcctttcttttttgccaagacttcattttgtcttctgtaaaatgggggtgtaGCAAGATCTCTTCCAGCTTCAGACTTGTTATTCCTAGCACATCCATCCCAGGAAAAATGTGCCAGGGAGAGGAAGACTCCCTAGGGTGTGACTCTGAGATTTCTGTCCCCAGGAGAACAGTCACCATGTGAAGGAAGAGCTGAGTCAGAAGTTTGACGTACTGTATGCTATCCTGGACGAGAAGAAGAGTGAGCTGCTGCAGCGGATCACGCGGGAGCAGGAGGATAAGCTCAGCTTCATTGAGGGCCTCATCCAGCAGTACCGGGAGCAGCTGGACAAGTCCACTAAGCTGGTGGAGACGGCCATCCAGTCCCTGGATGAGCCTGGTGGGGCCATCTTCCTTTTGGTGAGCAACTAGCAGGGTGTGGACAGTCACTTGGCCTTACCAGCTCTGACTAAGATGCATGTCAGGCACCCATGTGCCCCCCAAGCCAAACCATTTAAAGCTCTCAGTGTCAACGTCCTCAATGACCTCAAATGGCCACGCAACGATTTCTACCTTCTTTCCTCTTCACTGAttttgtgaggatcaaataagaGTGTTTGCAGAATGGTACTGTAAGCTGCAAAATACAGTGCCTCCATAGAGACTATTCATTGAGCATATACTATAGGTCAaccacagaggtagagacacagagatgaatgAGACAGCCCTGCGCTAGAAAAGCTTGTTGGGGGTGACAGAAATGGATCAACTATAAGATTTCACAGTTCAATAAAAATTTCCTAAGCACATACTATGAACCAGGTTTTGTGCTAGACATTGGGTATTAAAAGGGGATGAGGATATGATTCTCATCTTGAAGATTTGGGGGTTTAAGTGTGTTTAGAATGATACCCCTAAAATCCAACCTTCCTGCTATGAGAGTGGAAGGGTCCTAGAATGATAACCAAAACCTGTGCAGACCATGAACAGAAGGAAAAGACCCAAGTGCTGTTCAACTTAGGGCAGGGAGCAGGTCATGGCTAGGCTAGGGAATGGCAACAGGTGCCCATTTTGTGGCACCATCACTGGTTTTGCTGATTTCTCGGGGCCACTTCTTCTGCAGTCCTAaccctttgttctctctctctctttcccccacaGAGCGCCAAGCAACTCATCAAAAGGTCAGTGTCTCTCCAGGGCTATGATCCAAGGCTCTAGCTCTCACCAGGGCCTCTGACCTTGGTCCAGCGGGCCTCCCCCTTGGCATTAGGTCCTCTGGGAGGGTCTCAGCCAAGGCTATCTCTCCTGGCCTTGCATCCCCTACCTTCTTGGCCCATCCATTCTGTTTGCACTTGGAGAGGAAATAACCCTGCCTCCAGGGCAGCCTCTAGGTAGCCTGGGTGTGAGACAAGTATGTGTACTCATGAGAATTGGAGTTAAGACACCCCCTTCTTTCACTGAGGCCCAGAAATCTCATCCcactccccctttctttcttccttccccacaGCATTGTGGAAGCTTCCAAGGGTTGTCAGCTGGGGAAGACAGAACAGGGCTTTGAAAACATGGACTACTTTACTTTGGACTTGGAGCACATAGCAAACACCCTGAGGGCCATCGACTTTGGGACAGGTAAAGGAGGTGGTGGTGCATCTGTTTCCCTGGTCAACCCATGGAAACCTGCTTCCCTTCCACTGAGCCCCATGCAGAGG
Encoded here:
- the TRIM63 gene encoding E3 ubiquitin-protein ligase TRIM63 isoform X2 yields the protein MSGGRFRCPSCRHEVIMDRHGVYGLQRNLLVENIIDIYKQECSSRPLQKGSHPMCKEHEDEKINIYCLTCEMPTCSMCKVFGAHKACEVAPLQSVFQGQKTELSNCISMLVAGNDRMQTIITQLEDSCRVTKENSHHVKEELSQKFDVLYAILDEKKSELLQRITREQEDKLSFIEGLIQQYREQLDKSTKLVETAIQSLDEPGGAIFLLSAKQLIKSIVEASKGCQLGKTEQGFENMDYFTLDLEHIANTLRAIDFGTDEEEEEFIEEEEDQEEEESTERKEEGHQ